The stretch of DNA caggttcaggaatagctacttccccacagccatcagattattaaactcaactcaaactaaatctgaactttaattagcctactgcactttatatgtttatttatgtgtgggtatatatatatatatatattcaatggtatatggacacacatcTGCTCTGcattatttatgcctgcaatattctgttgtgctgatagcaaagcaagaatttcattgtcctatctgggacacatggcaataaactttcttgaatcttgagtttaacttggcaatatGTTCAGTACAATCATTGTGcaccaaagggcccgttccttGTGCTGTAATGTGCTATTGTATGTTTTATAAGAGGCAGCATATTTATTCTCCAGTTATTTATTTTCTACTGCATTAGTGACCAAAAATTAATCTACAATTCACACACCTCCagagtcagggacagtttcttcccagctgttatcaggcgaataagccatcctatcactaactatggagtggtcctgagctactatctacctcattggaagctacctttaataggactttactggactttatcttgcactaaaggttattcccattatcctgtaatcatgtatagtttttatatatagtcatgtatagtctttctgctgactggacagcacacaacaaaaaaagcttgtCACTATACCTACActacacaagacaataaactaaacaaaaaaacaaaagtcTTGGTTTACCTTGctgctttggttttgaaagttccCTCTCAAGTTCATCCCTTAACCTATAAAAGAAAGAGGATTGCCAAATATGTTAACAACATACGGCTTTTCAGCATGGAAACCACATGGGATGTGAAGCCGCTTTTTATTAGCCCACCTCAGTCATGACAATTACCTCCCAACCatttccacattcagggacaagtCCATCCCTTGGGCAGTGGGAAGTGTTGACCAGGTGCTGAGAAATAATCTGACCAACAGCTCAGGCTGCAAATTGAAGTTCTACCATTTAATAGATAAACCATTCCCATGCTTAACAACCGTGTGAAAGAGAAAACTTACATGGagaagagaacatagaacagtaagagaacaggcccttttgcccacaatgtccatgccaaacgtaATGCCAAGTtatattaatctcctctgcctccatgtgatccatatacctccattccctgcattcccaTGGACCAATCTAAAAACCCCTTAAAagacactatcatatctgcctccaccaccacacctgtcAGCACGTtctagacacccaccaccctcttatgTCAAAAAagaacttgtcccacacatctcctttaaacttttgcccctctctccttaaagctatgccctctaatcttttaaCATTTTCACcgtgggaaaagattctgactgtctaccctatctatgcctctcataattaactatatatccatcaggtctccccctcaACCTACGATGCTCCAGTTAAAACAATCCATGttggtccaacctctccttgtagcattCTGGTAAGAAGAATTGCATGTTTGTGAGATAGTTAACATTTGTTCCATTGGTGAagacctttccagaggatagaaaATCCATTCGCCACAATAAATTCTAAAGCAGTTCACACAGTGATGTACTCACTGTCCAAGTTTGGAGCAAATTTCACTCAAGCTCAACATCAGACATGTTTTTGGCAAAGTATCTTTTTAAAAACAATGTCCATCTTATAGTGCAAGAGAGCTTCCAGCTCACCATATTCTTAAATTTGGGGATATTAAAGGAAGGGTGTAGAGGCCCCgttactggaaggatgtggagattttGGAGAGAGCGCATAAGAGGTTCACCAGAGTGCTGCTTGGATTAcaggatattagctacagggcgAGGTTGCACAGACTTTCTCTGAAGCGTCAgagattgaagggagacctgatagaagtatatgatatttcatagattgggtagacagtcagaaacattttcccaatgagGAAAAGTCAATGACAGCTTTCATGTGAGAGGTGGAAGATTTAGAGAAGAGATGCAGGACAAGTTTTGTTTtatacagaggctggtgggtgcctggaatgagctgccagtgatagtgttagaaacagatacgatagtggtgtttatggatgtgcagggaatggagggatatggatcaggaatAGGCaagggagattagtttatcttggcataatgttcagcacagatattgtgagcctgttcctgtgatgtactgttctatgttctatgaggcACTGTcttaaaaggcagccaatatcatcgaaaacccacaccaccctggccacacactcatctcgctACTACCATTGGGaaaaagatacaggagcctgaaaaccatgaccatcaggttcaagagtgcatactgtcgttgtgtccttgggcaagacactttacccacctttgcctgtgtgtgaatgtgtgtgagtgattggtggtggtcggaggggccgtaggcgcagattggcagccacgcttccgtcagtctgccccagggcagctgtggctacagaagtagcttaccaccaccgagtgtgactgaggagtgaatgaataatgcgatgtaaagtgccttgagtattagaaaggcgctatataaatcccatccgctattattattattaagaacagcttctgcccTGCATattcgctacaatgctgagaactatattctgcagtctgtatctttccctttgctcagtctattgtacttgagtttcaactgattgtgtctatatatattttctgatctgtttgGCGAGCATGCAAAacgaagctttttactgtacctcagttcacgtgacaataataaggctAAATctaaaccatcaggttcttgaacactgcacaacactcaccacagcaactatgatcttctatggactgtctttggttgcactatgggcTTCTATATttacactattatggttacctagttTCAGGTTGTCAATTATTATAAATGTATCTGATTAGAATTGCGGGCCTGTTAAGCAGCAGCAAGTATAAATTTCATTCTTTCAATGTTGCTACATACGACTTAATTaggaattaaacactcttgactctcttgaacaTGTGGGCATAGTCTCTATTAATGACCATGATAATATAGATTTAAATGaagagacacagtgctggagtaacttaacagggcAGGCACTAACATAtatgtaggtgacatttcgtgtcgggacccttcctcagtcttcagtttgacgaagggtcccgaccccaaaatgtcacctatccatgttttccagaaatccctcctgactcactgagttacttcagcacattgtgattctttgtgtaaaccagcatttgcagtttctctaTAAATGCTTGGGAGTCTCAAGGTTTACAGTAAGTGAATGAATTCTGCcacatttagattagattagattagattatttaatgaccacacagtcaaggtggtggaattcaggttcagtacaggatgttacaaggtaggctgattcccgtcaaacataacataaaacacaacatcatacaatatacagtacatgcatggggaggatatatgctgttatcatagtgtgttcagaattcggattgcgtgtgggtaaaaactgtttttaaatcgagatgtcttggcggacagtgagctgtagcgccttcctgatggcagcaggtggaagatgtggtgagctgggtgggagggatcagagatgattttcttcacccttgacacagaccgtttgtgatggagtgattctattgatggaaggggagtgctgatgattttggatgctttgttaactatgcgttgtaatttattacgggagtgagtgtctaaactgctgaaccagactgtaattgatgaagtgagcatgctttggatgatggctgtgtagaatttgattaggaggtgtttccttactctaaacttcttgagctggcggaggaagaagagtctctggttggcttttttgtagatgtgatttgaattgattttccatttgaggttattgcttatgtgtgtgccaagaaatttgtatgagtcagtggtggatatgggttcgcctgagatgagtaggggggtcttgggttgtgccttacgtctgaaatcaatgatgagtttgtgtgtttttgatgtgttgagaggttattatctgtgcaccaagtgactgctttgtgtgtttgagtgcggtattctgtttcattattgttcgagatgagacctatgatggttgtgtcatctgcgtatttataaattttaactgaactatgctgggatgtgaattggtttgtgtagagtgagaataaccagggagacatgacgcagccctgaggggctcctgtgctgaggtgcagggggtgagatattgtgttatgtatcttcaccctctgttgtctgttccaaaggaagctgtagatccagtgacagatgcagggttcatgtccgttaatttatggaagagtttaaccgggttgatggagttaaatgccgaactgaagtccatgaaaaggatgcgggcgtacgtgttggcggtttccaggtgttgcagagtgtgatgaatggccagattgactgtgtcttccactgacctattgGCACTGACCTATTGGAATTTCTATTCCTAACAACACCAACTCAACAATCGTGTTAGCAATAACTCCCCACTGCAAGAGGCTCTTAAGTTTAACACTCAATGTTATATAGTCAACAACCACCACAACAATGAATGATTGCTTCAATGCATTCTGTTCCCAACACATATGGACTCCTGTTCACAGAGAGAGCGTGCATGTGCAAAATGAGATAACTAAACAACCATAACATAACATGGTCAAACCAGTGCGCTTACAGAATGAAGCATCCAAATTACTTCATAATTCTCAAGAAATTCTAGGTACATACTCATCATTTCTCTGCAAATCGTGTTTTGCCTCTTGCTCCAGATTTAAGATTCTCTGACGCACTTCTTCTACGTGGTGAGTTTTCACTGGCCTGTTCTCCATTACTTGAAGCTCAGCCTGAAGGTTCTGTGGGGTTCAGGGGGGAAAAGGAACTAATCTCAAAATAAAAAACATGTTATTGAAAATCTCTACCTCTCAATAACTATCATCAAAAGCAATAAGGAAACTAGAGACAGCATATGTCTGCACCCCTATCCTATTCTAGCATTACAATGCAATATGAATATCCCTTTATGGGAGCGGAAAAGACATGCAAAAGTTAAACATGGTATACAGTTCAGACACCACTAAATAATTTGAGAACTGTAAGCAAGCAAAATGTATTTAGTGTCAACTCAAAAGTAACTAAATGCAGGGGGAAGGGAGAAAGGGGAGACTGGAGGAGAAGGGGATAGAGCGGACAATGAGGGgaagggttgaatggggggggggggggggagggggacgcgTAAAATTGGTTGGGGGGGAATTGGGGGGAGCTTTCCTCTAAAAAGGCTGTGCAAAAGCTTTACAGGACATTATATTTAAGGCTGAAATACCATTCCAATTGTAATATCTCTACAATTTTTTCCAATATCGaggcatttttaaaacattacctTATGTTCATTCATTGGCTGCACCTCCAGGAGTGAGGCGAGGTACGCGTCATATTCAACCTGAAAGTTGGAGACACCAGGAAGTATCACAATTAAACAAAGGTGAATAAAACTGCTGCAGCAATCATCTAACGAAACCAACaatttggcttttgtaaaaacTGGAAAAAACGAGGACTCGGGAAAGGGGGAGTGGAAGAGAGTGAAATACAGATGGAAAGAACAGACAATAGGAAAGGGAGCGAAAAGGTTTAATTTGCAGGATATTACCTTTATTTCTCTCAAAATATTGCGGAACATTGTAGTGTCTTGGCAAATGTCTTCAAAAACCTCACTGAAGATCTGAAGTCGTCGCAGGTTTGGTCCAGGACAGTGGCCTAGTTTCATCAGCTCCTACATTTACGATGCAAGACAGGGTATCAGGTAAAAGCTGAGACCACCAACGGAGAAGGAAAAACTGCTTATTAGATGCAGGACTTCAAGTGCTTAAATCACTTAAGTAAATTTTGACAAGTATAGTATGAATGAACTGAATGACTgttgaaataaataatttgaaCAACACCAAATATCTGTGAAGGTAAAATAAACCAGAACAAGGAtctaaagatgctggtttaaaaaaaaaaacacaaaatgctggagcgggtcaaaaaagggtcctgacccgaaacaacacaatattctccagagatgctgcctgtcccactgagtaactcctgacccattgagttaaaaCTAGATTAACTTAATTTCCAAAGGAGGCAAAAGAAGGTGCATGGTTGCAGggcatatcacctattccttctctccagagatgctgcctgatccgctgacttactcctgtcttttgtgtctgtcttcggtttaaaccagcatctgcagttcctccctgtacaaggtatgtgccGTTTTAACTGaatgcataactgaagtcgggtcgggtcaaagatacggtcgggtttactgaaatggcggatgttacgctccgttgcgtactacacgtcagtccattgtattttgcaggagtggtctatcttgcttcgctctaagatctttgtcttttgtctcctttgcacctccagcctttggcaattactccacccatctgccaatcactccctcacccatatccacctacttgccaggctttgtcccgccaccACCAGTCTTTTCCAGCTGTCTGCCCtcttctccatcagtctgaaaatcgttcccgacccaaaatattgtGGGTCTATTtcctaccacagatgctgcccaacctgctgagttcctccagcactttgtgctttgatcaagattccagcatctgcagttccttgtgcctccaacacaaatatttatttttaagggTGACCACGATTCTACAGCTAAGAGCCAACACTTAATTTCCTAGCAAAGAATTCCTACCAAAGCACTCTAagtttgggtttattattgtcacgtgtatcgaggtacagtgaaaagctttgttttgtctgTTATCCAAATAGACCACTCTGTTTTGCACTTCAagagatgacacaaagtgctgaagctccagtattttgtgtctttttttgtaaaccagcatctgcagttccgtgtttgtACATTTCTCAGTTTTTCACTTCCTTGCCATCCCCCTATATACCTTGCCACCAACTATTTTGATTCTGAATGGTGGTTTTAGTGATCTCAGCACATCTATAAAACtccttacaaagtgctggagtacctcagcaggtcaggcagcatccctggagaacatagataggtgatgtttcaggtcaggacctttcttcagactgattgtgcggCGGGAGGGAAAGATGCTGGTAGATTTGTAGAtaagtggagtaagtgacaaaggctagaggttaaaaggagacaaaagagtgtcagacaaggagagaagaggaggaggcctatttccttgctgggaTTTTAatgcaatcaatcaataaatcaaaAAGCCTGTTTtaactatctgaagaagggtcccgacactaaatgtcacctatccatgttcgccattgATGCTACAtgaactgctgagtttctccagtactttgtctctatttttctgtaaaccaacttctgcaattacgtagaaataaagaactgcagatgctgattaacacacaaaaggacacaaagtgccagtgttaccaagtgggtcaggtagcatctctggggaacatggataggtgatattttggatcagGACACTTCTACAaactcagttccttgtttctgcagttccttgtttttataaAATTACTTACATTGGCCAGCTTCCACTCGTGCTTCTGTGCCACTTTGTAACCAGACATTATATCCCTCTCCAGCAGATCTTGTTTCATCAGGACTTTGCGTTCGAAATCAAGTAGCTTTCTGAATTGGTCCTCCTTTGTCACTCCAGCCAAATATGATTCAATGAACTGCCTCTGGTACTGGCTTCCAGAGGGCCCTTCACATTTCTGCGGCTGAGGCTTCATCAGCATGAGAGCTGTGAAGTCCAGTTCCTCTTTGATGCAGTGATCTTGCAGACTTTGCTTCTTAGCATCTGTGATTAGCGTGCATGTGCTTGAAGTCGTGTCTGGTATCTCCCGAGAACCTCTAGCTGCACTCTGATCTAACTCACAGAGGATAGGAAGGTTAGCTGCAGGCAGGTTTGGCAGCACTGTGGTCATCAGGCTAAGTTCTACCATTGCGTCGGTCATTTTCTTGACTTTCATCTTGCTTGACTGCTGGATTGACGTGCTTTTCTCTTTCCTGTGGGTGGTCATTTTAGCGCCTTGCCACGACACTGCACCTTTGTATTGCCCAGATACTTTGGACAGATTCCTTTGGTTTAAGTGCCCAAAAGTGTAGGCACAAATGTCAGCTTTCTGACCCTTTTCCAAGCCGTGGAGAAGCTGTCGAAGCGTTGTCTTATGTGGGTCGGAGCACTTGGTGGAGTTCATTCTTGCAGAGAAGCAAAACCTGAAAATAAAGGAACAATCAATttaaggcttaaggtgagaggggagagatttaagaggaatcttaggggactagagggcaggccatcctagactgggtattgtgtaatgaggaaggattagttagcgatcatgTTATGCAAACccgcttgggcaacagtgaccaaaatatggtggaattctgcattaggatggaaagtgacatggttaattcagagctatggtcctgaacttaaagaaaggagactttgaaggtatgagacaggaataggataggatagactggcaaattatacttaaagggttgacggtggaaatgcaatggcaaagatttaaagactgcattgaTGAACTCCAAAGGTTGTTCATTcctgtctggcaaaaaaataaaacggggaaggcggctcaaccgtggctaatgagggaaatcaaggctagtgttaaatccaaggaagaggtatataaattggccagaggaagcagcaaaccggaggactgggagaaatttagaactcaacagaggacaaagaggttaattaagaggggggaaaaagagcatgaaagaaagcttgcagggaatataaaaactgattgTGTACAAAGGAAAaggttagtgaagacaaatgtaggtccctgacaaagacaggtgaatttataatgggaaacaaggaaatggcagaacagttaaacaagtgccTTGGTTCTGTCCATTAagcaagacacaatctcccagaaatactaggggaccgaagaTCTAGTGggtgggaggaactgaagggaatccacattagtcaggaaatggtgttaggtaaaatgttgagactgaaggcagataaatctccagggcctggtggtctgcatcccagagtactcaagcaggtggccctagaaatcatggatgcattggtgatcattttccaatgttctctcgactctggatcagttcctgtggactggagggtagccaatgtaactccactttttaagaaaggagggagagagaaagcagggaataatagaccagttagtcttacatcggtagtggggaagatgcttgagtcggttattaaagatgttatagcagcgcatttggaaagcagtgacaggatcggtcaaagtcagcatggattaatgaaggggaaatcatgcttgactaaacttctggaattttttgagaatgtaaccagtaaaatggaaaagggagagccagtggatgtggtgtatctgaactttcaaaaagcctttgataagatcctacacaagagattagtgtgcaaaattagagcacatggtattgggggtagggtattgacatggatagagaactgttggcagacaggaagcaaagagtaggaattaacgggtccttttcagaatggcaggcagtgactagtggggtgctgcaaggctcgggacTGGGACCCCAgtagtttacaatatatatgaacgatttagacgaaggaattaaatgtgacatctccaagtatgcggatgacacaatgctgggtggcagtgtgagctgtgaggaggatgctatgtggctgcagggtgacttggataggttgggtgtgtgtgcagatgcatggcaaatgcaatatattgtggaaaaatgtgaggttatccactttggtggcaagaacaggaaggcagattattatctgaatggtagacacaaaatgctggagtaacagcgggacaggcagcatctctggagagaaggaatgggtgatgtttcgggtcgaaacccttcttcagactgatctgaatggtgtcagattaggaaaagaggaggtgcaacgagacctgggtgtgcttgtacatcagtcactgaaagtaagcatgcaggtacagcaggcagtgaagaaagctaatggcatgttgaccttcattgcaagaggatttgaatttagcagcaaggaggtcctactgcagtggtacagggccctggtgagaccgcgcctggagtattgtgtgcaatattggtctcctaatttgaggaaggacattattactattgagggaatgcagtggggatccaccgggttaattcccaggatggctggactgacatatgatgaaagaatgggtcgactgtgcttgtattcactggaatttagaaggatgagaggagatcttacagaaacatataaaattcttaaaaggttggacaggctagatgcatgaaaaatgttccagatgttggggtagaccagaaccaggggtcacattttaagaataatgggcaggccatttaagactgagaagaggaaaaaacgtttccacccagagagttatgaatctgtggaattctctgccacagaaggcagtggaggccaattcactggatgttttcaagagagagttagatttcgctcttcgggctaaaggaatcaagggatatggggaaaaaagaacggggtactgattttagatcatcagccatgatcatattgaatgacggtgctggctcgaagggccgaatggcctactactgcaccgatttttctatgtttctatgtaacttcttcactcagagggtaggcgtttctggaatgtgctgccagaggaagcctCGAAGCGGATACAAGTGTgactttaaaaagacatttggatagatatatggatagcAAAGCATTAGAGTGATATGTAACACATGATGGCAAATGGAACTAACATGGTCAGGGGGGCAAAAGGGCCTGCTTCAGTGCAGTACAGGCGCTGTGATTATTTTCAGTTCACAGCAGTCATCCAAATCCCCCTTTTCATCATGGAAAGAGCTGTTTTTTTGCAGCTTCCTCACTCTAAGTTTATTTATATCCCACAGAAGTGAGAAGTCCATtttctaacccccccctccccccattctatcctgatcatagctgcttacctgcttaggttcccagtgctgaacactcccattgtcccagctttgactgcacacctagtactattccagaccttgactctggatgcacacttggccttgctcctatcccctctgcactgacaatatatctggcccacacataaagccccatccattgacttccttgttatctaacatgctagttactctgTCAAATAAGTCAATTGGTTGAATGCAATTTCTCACCCAtacaattatactcactcagctgtataagtattctgttaccatttccttccttttcctaacaaactgtcctgaagtcattttcacccccaatattttcagtattttgctgtctcctCTCAGCTGGATATTTccgaagtccaataactatatatttaagcaatattattctattaaatgtgatcttgagagtacataatattttctgtggttttcattacacaacaatgataaaaagatctttgttttgattgcacctaccaacatgcatacattattatattacagttaatatataCCGAggacaaatttttgttccaatgctcctcattcccaattacttttacattgaagtgattgaaatccaagtgaagtttaaatggcatcagaaaaataaaacctccggaatggatgatattcattacgtggttggttggggtcagtatcaagcacaattactatattaaactttgaaactTCAGATGTCCTGATTCAAGCTAAAaccaaagacaaataataacctcctcacacattcccctgcaagaatctctgtcactcctttaaaatatgcccattctttgaacaagctcttaaacattgcatctgaatcagtttccatctgattacactccttgaggatgttcatctacatgttcaattaataaaacaacgtgttcaattaataaaacatttctattcaacctgtcaaatgaattggggggggttagaaatagtcaatgaggtaaacaaacataatagttgagtggcaaatgacaatagtgctaccttcccaatatttaactgaaggaaataatgggtatctgggctgtatgttgtgtcagacagcctgacaccttacatgtcattttaatattacacttatcctatcccctggatattccagattaataaattaaggttttgtcaactaattacaaatcaggctaattacaaatcaataacattagccaactccgaaacacgaagcgctgagcattgggatccatacatcacggacaactggcctcagttcctcactcacatctggcagtgctctctgtctgaaccaggggccacggagcaTTTTTGAAATTGGGGAGGCTGAgctatcactgatcactggccttgggggtacccggcgagggagtggagcaactgagtggggggGAAGGTGTCCCTACCATGATCGGTGTAccccctcccatggtagggactttttgaaattcgatgtattaaaatcatgttttagtgcattgtagaagaatgatttcaatgttttttgattgaagtatttttaagaggttactttttaaggggtaactttttccacacaaaggtgggtgtatggaacaagctgccagaggaggcagttgaggcagggactgtcccaacatttaagaaacagttagactgatacatggagaggacaggtttggagggatatggaccaaaagcaggtagtgtagctgggacatgttggcgggtgtgggcaagttacgccaaaggacctgttttcacactgtatcactctatgactacatcatacctccaccatgcatgaatg from Amblyraja radiata isolate CabotCenter1 chromosome 8, sAmbRad1.1.pri, whole genome shotgun sequence encodes:
- the c8h6orf118 gene encoding uncharacterized protein C6orf118 homolog produces the protein MNSTKCSDPHKTTLRQLLHGLEKGQKADICAYTFGHLNQRNLSKVSGQYKGAVSWQGAKMTTHRKEKSTSIQQSSKMKVKKMTDAMVELSLMTTVLPNLPAANLPILCELDQSAARGSREIPDTTSSTCTLITDAKKQSLQDHCIKEELDFTALMLMKPQPQKCEGPSGSQYQRQFIESYLAGVTKEDQFRKLLDFERKVLMKQDLLERDIMSGYKVAQKHEWKLANELMKLGHCPGPNLRRLQIFSEVFEDICQDTTMFRNILREIKVEYDAYLASLLEVQPMNEHKNLQAELQVMENRPVKTHHVEEVRQRILNLEQEAKHDLQRNDELRDELERELSKPKQQEVQPVVRPVEAKEHRLSITEKVLFLRNKIFQITEQIQEVEKELKQSMVPSTVTNALQSSLRDSQGEIANLQHSNAFLRRKITGFENYINVALNENKVSRSVKENFWKLVNDLVDSAENGVISG